The genome window TGTGTGTTGATGAAACTGGTGGAGACAAACCTTTGATTGATTTACTTGGTGCAGATTATGAGAAGGAGAGGGTCGTGGATAAGAGAGATGTTGGTGATAAAACTTTGGTTGAGTTGCTTGGTATGGATTATGAGAAGAGGACGGTGGTGGATGCAGAAAAAGCAGTCGGTGAAATAACTTTGGTTGAGTTGCTTGGTAAGGATTATAAGAAGATAAAGGTAGTGGAGAGTGGTGAAGATGGAGGTGAATTTATAGCAGATAAGAAGAGCAAGGGTGGCAAAAATTCTAACATTAAATCAAAACTTATCAAGAAATTTGTGCCTAAGAAGTTGCGCAGAAAGTGTAAGCAAAATGAACCGGAGCTGGAGCCTCTCCTAAGCAGTGAAGTTTCTTGTCACATGGGAGATGATAAGTTAGAGGGATGTGAAGAACATTTTAACCATAAAGATGAGAAACAAGAGGAACAGGAAAGCGAAAA of Prunus dulcis chromosome 4, ALMONDv2, whole genome shotgun sequence contains these proteins:
- the LOC117626314 gene encoding uncharacterized protein LOC117626314, whose amino-acid sequence is MAQRASSFLLFLNGFHESEDLKGVIVCEKTGDFVFELVDATSDSDSAIGEIQIVESNKKGSVCVDETGGDKPLIDLLGADYEKERVVDKRDVGDKTLVELLGMDYEKRTVVDAEKAVGEITLVELLGKDYKKIKVVESGEDGGEFIADKKSKGGKNSNIKSKLIKKFVPKKLRRKCKQNEPELEPLLSSEVSCHMGDDKLEGCEEHFNHKDEKQEEQESENMSVFSAEEKSEIQGFNGVSDLGEGSLAGGETPLIVERKGREGNLGYLVLFLIVLAGLFGGRIVALMLTITSCFMPKLAGSLRRSVKICRCSVPISS